From the Bos javanicus breed banteng chromosome 7, ARS-OSU_banteng_1.0, whole genome shotgun sequence genome, the window ttggttgtgttgggtctacATTGCTGTGTGGACTTTGCTCTAGATGCaacgagcaggggctgctctctagttgtggtgcggctttctcattgctgtgacttcCCGTTGCAGAGtccaggctctagggtgtgtgggcttgaGTAGTTGCACCTCCTGGGCTCTAGATCACggtctcaatagttgtggtgcacagacctagttgctccacagcatgtgggatcttcctggatcagggattggaccatgtctcctacattggcaggtggattcttcactactgagccagtATGTAAGCCCCCTATCATTTTTCTTAagtggcatttttcttttttaatcctgcgctttgatttttttttttgggggggtggaaAACCCCTTGGTCACACTCTACTTCTGCTTCTGAGACTTGTCCCACCTGTGATAAACTCCTCATAATATACCCTACAAAATCCTATAAACACCACAGAACCTATCCCTTCCTTCATGTGATTTGTGTCTGATGACACTTTGcaatatatgcatttattttattctgaaatatttctccATTAAAATGGTAGATCCAAATCATCAGATACCTCACCTGCTTTATACATTCTGTTGCCTTCATAGAGGTATGAATAAAATTACAGAGGAAATGATagagcaaaaaagaaaggaacaataACACTCAAATGCCAGTATATGAAACAATGTGTATAGGTAATATGTAATAGAGAAGCAAATGATTAATCACCCCCCAAATATATTCAGCCTCCCAGGTAATGAACCTAATGCAAAATTAAACCTTTTAGCATAATGTGACTCtgtatattaaatacattttttttcaagtgaataCTCAATGTGAGAAAAGATTCTATGAAATGTGTCTTAAGAACTGTAAGCTTCCAAGTAGTagctattccattgatctgtatctTCCTTATGAATATAGAACATGCTCAAATATACCCCAtctcaaaaatcaaaaataaatacataagatgTCATCACTTCACTGCAAGCCACTCTTGACCAAATAGTATGTTTCCCCACTCTCTTAAACTGCAAATCTCCTTGGAAATGTTCGAATTTTACTGACACCACTGTGCCTGCCATTTCTTCTTGAGTCTCCCCTAACTGGTTTTCATTCCCATCACATAATTATCAACAATTCTTGAGTTGCTGAATGCAATAGGCACTTGTCTTTTTTACATATTAAACAAATTGATTATGGATTATTAAGACAACCTTGTCTCTGGACCAGCAGTTTGGTCTTTCAGGTGACCTCAGGTAAATGTTTTTGGGTTTCATCCTCTCTGACTTTCTCCTGCTGGGCTTTCAGACTCACCCAGATAGGAAGTCTGAGAGGAGGTCTCTGTGTGGAAGTCCAAATTCCTCCTGAAGGGTTGATGGTGGAGACTGAAGCTCTGAATCCagacaggaaagaaggaaagagtgaaGCGTGGGTCTCTGAACCATACTTAAGAATCCAAATGCAAAACCATGCCCTGTTCAGCTCAAGGTGGAGCTGCTCAGACACTGCAGCAGTGGAGATATTTATAGCTCTGTGTATTTGCTTTATCTGCTCATTATACGTGTTCAGCACATTTTCCACTATTACCTCAATCTTCAAACACATCATTTCCTCAGGGGAACTAGTCTGGACAGAATAGAATTTTTTCAGCTGATTGGTCATTCCCAGGAGACCACGTTAGAAGTCAAGTCTATCCAAATTCTTATTACTACTCCATGAACAATCCTGTATCCCAGAGTTCTAACAGTGACACGTTTTGCAACCCTGAGTCAAAGTGTCCTCCAAATCTAAGTCTGAGGAACCTGTCTGGACTAGGTTCCTTGGGTTTCAAAAGCACTATTTTGTGATGGGAATGCAGCTCCTGATATCTCCAGAAAATTATTATTTCCTCTTCAATAAGGGATAGAGCTGTGTTCCTTTGCTCTGAAACCATAGGTAAAATAATCCCTGACTTCAAAACACTTTTGACACATCAATGAGGTGTTTTCAGGTTTAACACAAGTGAAAAGCTGGGTTCAGTCTTTTAATCATAAAAAAACTTGGTAATGATAAGAGATCCACATGGATCTTTTAATGCACCATGGACTGAGCTTAGCATCTTATATCTGTTGTCTCATTTGTTACTTTGCAACAGAACATCTTATGAGGATATACAATTATAAGCTTCATTCTAAATTTGAAAAATTGTGGTTCAGAAGGGTGAGGTGATTAAActgattatcagggaaatgcaaatcaaaaccactatgaggtatcatctcacactggtcagaatggcttctatccaaaaatctacaaacaatatatgctggagagggtgtggagaaaagggaaccctcttacactgttgatgggaatgcaaactagtacagccactatggagaacagtgtggagattccttaaaaaactggaaatagaattgccttatgacccagcaatcccactgctgggcatacacactgaggaaacccgaagggaaagagacatgtgtaccccaaagttcatcgcagcactgtttatagtagtcaggacatggacgcaacctagatgtccatcagcagatgaatggataagaaagctgtggtacatatacacaatggaatatttctcagccattaaaaagaatacatttgaatcagttttaatgaggtagatgaaactggagcctgttatacagagtgaagtaagccagaaagaaaaacaccaatacagtatactaacgcatatatacggaatttagaaagatggtaatgataaccctgaatgcgagacagcaaaagagacacagatgtgaagaacagacttttggactctgtggaaggaggcaagggtgggatgatttgagagaatagcagtgagacatgtatattatcatatgtgaaatagatcaccagtccaggttcaatgcatgagacagggtgctcagggctggtgtactgggatgacccagagggatgggatggggagggaggtgggagggggttcaggatggggaacacaggtacacgcatagctgattcatgtcagtgtatggcaaaaaccactacaatattgtaattgcctccaattaaaataaataaattaaatttaaaaaaaaaagcaaagctatGAAGTGAGTAAAGTGTGTGTGGTGATTAAACATGAGGattttctagttctcttgctctaggtcagtggttctcagtcATTTTTCTGTATGAGATAGAAGAAAAGACCTGATAAAGTGAGTTACTTAAATTACATAGTGAAGGTGCCAAGTAGAGCTTATTCAATATGAGTAATACAACTTCTAACTAttcttttagtaaaataaaagaaaaaaaacttgaaatgatATGTGTCACTTGAAAAGATACTATTCTTAAGAAATTCACATAGActcaagaaataaaagggaatttgcaaatatttctgatataagtttggaagaaaatatgtgaaagcaggaaaatgaaataaatgggaAAGCTTAATAAACTGAATTATTTACATATAAACAGAAGTTGAagtcaaaaaatgtaaaattaaggaAGCAATAGAAAAGACAAGTTATATATTCACAGTCTAATGGAAGAATGGCAATTTCTGGATCCACTTATTAGCTGCAGAAGACTTTGTCCTTTTATTGCTCAGTGAATCTTTTCAGAGCCTCTTTTATGTCTTTATTCCGAAgactgtagatgaaggggttcagcattggggtgaccacagtgtacatcactGAGGCTATTGCACTTGAGTATGAGTTGTGGGCATCAGCAGGGTTAAGGTACACTCCTAGGATTGTACAATAAAATAAGGAGACAACTGAGAGGTGAGATGCACAGGTGGAAAATGCTCTGTGCTTCCCCTGAGCTGATGAGATTCCTCGTATGGAGGAAACTATCTTAGAGTAAGAGTAAAGAATACCAATGAAAGGACCACCACTCAGCAGCGCAGCTGCAACATACACCATCACATCATTAAGAAAAGTGCCAGAACAGGCACTTCGGACTACCTGATTGAGTTCACAGAAAAAGTTGGGGATCTCCGGGACTCTACAGAAGGACAGCTGCAACATCATTAAGATTTGTATCAAGGAATTCAGGGCACTCATCATCCATGACACTAGAACCAGCAGTCCACAGAGCCGGGAGTTCATGATGACTGTGTAGTGCAGGGGGTGGCAGATCGCCACAaaccggtcataggccatcacagtcAGGAGGAAGTCATCCAACCCTGCAAAGAGTAGTAAAAAGTATATCTGGTTGATGCAGCCTTCATAGGTGATAACTTTGCTCTGCATCTGGATATTCCACATCATCTTTGGGATGGTGGTAGAGATGAAGCAGATGTCtacaaaggacaggttggagaggaagaagtacatgggggtgtggaggtgggagtctgAGCTGACGGCCAGGAAGATGAGCAGGTTTCCAAACACAGTGATCAGGTACATGGTGAGGAAAAGCCCAAATATGAGGGGCTGAAGTTCTGGTTCATTTGAtagtccaagaagaagaaattctgaaataTGTGTATCATTCTCTGGCTCCATGTGGTGGAGGGAATGACCTGGAATTAAATCCCCCAAAATGATATGACCACTTTTCACAAAAATGAGCATTACTGGCATAGTCAAATGCAGTAATTTATAttttgcagtcatgaaatcaatgcCTATAATTTTGGTGTGAAATCTTTCCCCTTCAGGGCATTCCCTGTTCCATCTCTGATTACAAATTCCTGTTCTTTTGCAGCCATTTCCCCAAGAGTTCAGGTATTGCATACTTTTAATGAGATTTTTGTCAATCCTTTGGGACTCATAAATTGAGAACTTACCAGCTTCAAGGCAAGAGGTAGAGTGTGCTGAGAGACAAAAGTTCCTATAATTGGATGATGGAGAAATAATGCTAgcaaatataaaatcatataacATGTTAAATGGTGACAggtaaaatgaaggaaaagggGGCATAATGGAGAGAGGCTGGGGTATTATTCTTTACTGGGTGTTCAGGTAGGCTGGCAAAGTAGGTAACATTTGAACAGAGATCTCAAGGAAGAGAGGCCTGCCTGGTAGAAGGAATGgctggtgcaaaggccctgaaggAGACACCTGTTTCAGATATTCAGGCTCCAAAGAAGCCAGTTTCCCAAGGGGAAGATACAAGAGGGAGAGTGATGAGA encodes:
- the LOC133251943 gene encoding olfactory receptor 7A17-like — its product is MEPENDTHISEFLLLGLSNEPELQPLIFGLFLTMYLITVFGNLLIFLAVSSDSHLHTPMYFFLSNLSFVDICFISTTIPKMMWNIQMQSKVITYEGCINQIYFLLLFAGLDDFLLTVMAYDRFVAICHPLHYTVIMNSRLCGLLVLVSWMMSALNSLIQILMMLQLSFCRVPEIPNFFCELNQVVRSACSGTFLNDVMVYVAAALLSGGPFIGILYSYSKIVSSIRGISSAQGKHRAFSTCASHLSVVSLFYCTILGVYLNPADAHNSYSSAIASVMYTVVTPMLNPFIYSLRNKDIKEALKRFTEQ